The segment AAAGGTAAATGGATAAACAACGTTGCTTTTGGACCACGGAAGATTTTTGCCTTTTCCTCCCCACGTTTAACATTGGCAGATGTCGGTCAAGGACTACAAGAGTTAACACATGAACGCAGTGTAGAAGGTCTTGCATTTGCTCCAAAGGGTTTACGACTTGCCGTTGCCCATTACAATGGTGTTACCCTCCATTGGCTCTCAACGCAAACACCTCCAACCACTCTGATATGGCAAGGGGCACATTTTAATGTCACCTTCTCACCAGACAACCGCTATGTCATTTCTACCATGCAAGAAAATGCCCTCCATGGCTGGCGCCTCGTTGATCAACAACATTTACGCATGAGCGGCTATCCAAGCAAAGTCAAAAGCTGGTCTTGGAGTGCAAAAGGAAAATGGCTAGCAACATCAGGCGCTTCAGCAGCCATTGTCTGGCCCTTTCATAGCAAAGATGGCCCCATGGGTAAAACGCCACTGGAACTAGGCACACGTGCAAATGCGCTTGTTCATACCGTCTCATGTCATCCAAGTGAAGACATTGTAGCAATAGGCTTTAATGACGGAATGATTTTGTGCGTGCATTTTCACGATGGAAAAGAAGTCCTTCTAAAAGACTGTGGGAAAAGCGCCATTTCAACGCTAAACTGGGATCAAACTGGACACAACCTTGCCTTTGGCAGTGAAAATGGTGAATGCGGAATTATCAATATCTCTGTTTAAGAAAACAACAATGATCACAGATAAAACAGCCGTAGACCTCTCCAGAAACAATTGAATATGGAGCTCCTCTTCCTCCCTAAAAAACAAACACACTTACAGAGCATTTTCAATCACAGCTCAAAAAGCTACATATTGTGCCTTTTTCATCAATCACTAAAAGAACCTTAATGAGATAAGAAAAATTTTCATAAATAAAAAGGCAGCAAAAATGCTACCTTTTGTATAAAAGTACCTATTATCCTTTATTAAAAAAGGTAACGAAGACCAGCGGAAAAACTTGCTCAAGAAAACCCTGCTTGTGTAAATTTATACTGATAGTTTACATCTCATAGAAAGATCTATTAAATTGAGAAATGCACTTAAAAGTGATGCCTTAACGCACCAAAGAAATGTATTCCAGAAAAACCAGCCAAAAAAACGAACCTTTGTGAATTCACACTCATAAATCCAGTCACTGTGAGAAGTGGATCTTTATAAATCGTTGCGCATATTTAAGATAGAATGATAGAACAACATCTCCTTCCGTTGATGCTTTTACATCTCTCGTCCAAGCGTTTCCGGAGTGATCATTGGCATTTGCAATGTCACAAATGATTTATCTGCTTCAATGACGGTATCCTCTCCCGATGCCTCTTTAGTTGGATCGAAGTTCTGACCAATGCATCTATAAATTTCATGTGTTTTTACCATCCACCACATCAATAAAGTGCAACGCTTTCACACCACGAAAATAGTCTCTTCTAAGCAAGCTAATCATGAATATCAGCATTAGTATTGGTACAAAGAACACAATATTAAAAAAGAAATGATTTTTAAATGTTTTCATCACAACGCTCCTACAAGCCTTCTTCATCCTCTGAAAAAATACGTGTTCTGTTCATTGCTCTTATTGCATACAACAAATAAAAACATTACCTATCTATAGGATGCCATTGTGTGCCACCATCTTTACACTTATGAAGGAACTCGCTAGCAGCATCCTTATTTTACCACCCCCCAATCTTGCGATAGATCTTGCATTCTGACTCTTCATAAGAAACATTTTTACTCCTTGCTTTTCCTGTTTTTATCCACGAATTCATCCCCCTTGTGACGTGCAAAGGTTGATTTTGATTGATACAACAAAAAGAGAATTGAAATAAGAAAATCCTACCATAGTGAGAACTCCCCTTTAACATGAAAAATGATAAATTATCACTATAAATCAATAAGTTAACTGTAAAATAAAAAATGTTATCATCTAAAATTGCAACATGCAAAAAACGTACGAAATATAGATAATAGCACATTTCCCCCCAAAAACCGGTTCTCTAAAAACAGTTTATTCATGCGCACGGATCAGAAAAATCATCATAAAAAGCAAAAATTGAACACTCTAAAATAGAAAATCTCATCTCATTTTACGAAAAAGAACAAAAAACAAGAAAGCACTTTAGAAATATGTAAGAGACTTATTTTCAAAATTGCGCAAAACAAATTGGAAAAAAGAAAGAGCCACAAGCAATGCATGTCGCTCTTTAAAGAATTGATTAAAAGACGTTCAAACTAGAAACGATAGCGCAATCCCCCAGAAAAACTAACGCCAGAAAAGCCTGCTTTGGTAAGTTTGTGTTGATAAACCAAATCAGCATGAAGAGCAAATTTTGAAGACAATCGAGCATTCACACCCAATCCAGCTTCTAGAGAAGAACCAAAAGCACCCAACTGGAAAGCATCTTTAAAATGCACAGTTTGTTTTCCTTCAAAACCATGCGTAAAATGAAGCTTTCCATAAAAAGCAGCCTCATGA is part of the Bartonella machadoae genome and harbors:
- a CDS encoding WD40 repeat domain-containing protein, with translation MPSTTHYNLQNYCLSCGFIDNKPAFVSVEGFIVFLTPIPKVVEVHSGIISSHFSPDNTAIITGGEDGKACQTSADGQTKILGQQKGKWINNVAFGPRKIFAFSSPRLTLADVGQGLQELTHERSVEGLAFAPKGLRLAVAHYNGVTLHWLSTQTPPTTLIWQGAHFNVTFSPDNRYVISTMQENALHGWRLVDQQHLRMSGYPSKVKSWSWSAKGKWLATSGASAAIVWPFHSKDGPMGKTPLELGTRANALVHTVSCHPSEDIVAIGFNDGMILCVHFHDGKEVLLKDCGKSAISTLNWDQTGHNLAFGSENGECGIINISV